Proteins co-encoded in one Cupriavidus taiwanensis genomic window:
- a CDS encoding alkaline phosphatase D family protein — MQRRTFLTLAAASALATQLPRWAISATLRERDLFQLGVASGAPTPDGFVLWTRLFAGAIPGTPQADALGTTPLQGPLTVRWEVAEDDAFRRIVRCGQAQALPELGHSVHVEVEGLRPDRWYFYRFMHGDAVTAPARTRTAPAADTLAPRVRFAFASCQRWEQGHYAAYRQMQQEDLDLVVFLGDYIYEGAVPASARTQLPRTHSLPTATSLQDFRDRYALYKSDPLLQAMHAACPWLVTWDDHEVQNDYAGRAGSEPAAAFLARRTAGYLAFYENMPIRASTLVHGTAGLGRPDALSIHARHRWGRLVDFHVLDDRQYRDIQPCREPGRPRKSAVSPGECSALYHPRRTMLGSAQEQWLAQGLAQDQRDQTRWSAIAQQTIFSRRNYKAPPEEAFHSDTWDGYPAARQRLLDSIAAAAPRNAVFIGGDIHQHYACNVLADFGDPSSRVIASEFCTTSIASASGSSEQSVAKIVARNPHIVHARPDQRGYTVVEATPVRWAATLRAVEDVARADSAVGTQAAFVVEDRRPGVQRAGAG, encoded by the coding sequence ATGCAAAGAAGAACCTTCCTGACGCTGGCGGCGGCCTCCGCCCTCGCCACCCAGCTGCCCCGCTGGGCCATCTCCGCCACGCTGCGCGAGCGCGACCTGTTCCAGCTGGGCGTGGCCAGCGGCGCGCCGACGCCCGATGGATTCGTGCTGTGGACGCGCCTGTTCGCCGGCGCCATCCCCGGCACGCCGCAGGCCGATGCCCTCGGCACCACGCCGCTGCAGGGGCCGCTGACCGTCCGGTGGGAGGTCGCAGAGGACGACGCATTCCGGCGCATCGTGCGCTGCGGCCAGGCGCAGGCGCTGCCGGAACTCGGCCATTCCGTGCATGTGGAAGTCGAAGGGCTGCGCCCCGACCGCTGGTACTTCTACCGCTTCATGCACGGCGACGCAGTCACCGCCCCGGCCCGCACCCGCACCGCGCCGGCGGCCGACACGCTGGCCCCGCGCGTGCGCTTTGCCTTTGCCTCCTGCCAGCGCTGGGAGCAAGGCCACTACGCCGCGTACCGGCAGATGCAGCAGGAAGACCTGGACCTGGTGGTGTTCCTGGGCGACTACATCTACGAGGGCGCGGTGCCGGCCAGCGCGCGGACGCAGCTGCCGCGCACGCACAGCCTGCCCACCGCGACCAGCCTGCAGGACTTCCGCGACCGCTACGCGCTGTACAAGAGCGACCCGCTGCTGCAGGCCATGCATGCTGCGTGCCCGTGGCTGGTCACCTGGGACGACCATGAGGTGCAGAACGACTATGCGGGACGCGCGGGCAGCGAGCCGGCGGCCGCGTTTCTTGCAAGACGCACGGCCGGCTACCTGGCGTTCTATGAAAACATGCCGATCCGCGCGAGCACGCTGGTGCACGGGACGGCGGGCCTTGGCAGGCCCGATGCGCTGAGCATCCACGCGCGCCATCGCTGGGGCCGGCTGGTCGATTTCCATGTGCTGGACGACCGCCAGTACCGCGATATCCAGCCCTGCCGCGAACCGGGACGGCCTCGCAAGAGCGCAGTGTCGCCCGGCGAATGCAGCGCGCTCTACCACCCGCGCCGCACCATGCTGGGCAGCGCACAGGAGCAATGGCTGGCACAGGGGCTGGCGCAGGACCAGCGCGACCAGACGCGCTGGAGCGCGATCGCGCAGCAGACCATCTTCTCGCGGCGCAACTACAAGGCGCCGCCGGAAGAAGCCTTCCACAGCGATACCTGGGACGGCTATCCCGCCGCACGCCAGCGCCTGCTCGACAGCATCGCCGCGGCGGCGCCGCGCAATGCCGTGTTCATCGGCGGCGATATCCACCAGCACTACGCCTGCAATGTGCTGGCGGACTTCGGCGACCCGTCATCCCGCGTGATCGCCAGCGAGTTCTGCACGACCTCCATCGCCTCGGCCTCGGGCAGCAGCGAGCAGAGTGTGGCTAAGATCGTGGCCCGCAATCCGCATATCGTGCATGCGCGGCCGGACCAGCGCGGCTACACCGTGGTCGAGGCCACGCCCGTGCGCTGGGCCGCCACGCTGCGCGCCGTGGAAGACGTGGCGCGCGCCGACAGCGCGGTCGGCACGCAGGCGGCGTTCGTGGTCGAGGACAGGCGGCCGGGTGTGCAGCGCGCCGGCGCGGGCTAG
- a CDS encoding acetyl/propionyl/methylcrotonyl-CoA carboxylase subunit alpha: MKKVLIANRGEIAVRIIRACADYGVASVAIYANADIDAIHARLADEAYGLDGDRPADTYLNIPKLLEIARRSGADAVHPGYGFLSESEAFARAVIDAGLTWIGPSPETIARLGDKVEARKIALQVGAPLVAGTPDPVSDANEVLAFAERHGLPIIIKAAFGGGGRGMKIAWRMDEVEELYASAVREAVTAFGRGECFVEQFLDKPRHIEAQVLADRHGNVVVLGTRDCSLQRRNQKLVEEAPAPFLSDEQRARIHAAARDICAAAGYTSAGTVEFLLSAGGAISFLEVNTRLQVEHPVTEQTTGVDLVVEQLRVADGLPLSITETPAPLGHSIEFRINAEDVGRGFLPTPGPVQRFEAPSGPGVRVDSGVQTGSVVPGTFDSLMAKLIVTGATREQALARARRALREFRIEGVASVLPFHRAVIDHADFLGADGFKVHTRWIESDFTEPLAAAVRAEPQPDGSLLRTAIEIDGRRMVLGLPAQLLRGLAEAPGQGGAAAPAPAATTNAADLPSPIAGTVQAWKVNAGDEVREGDLIAVMEAMKMEMQVHAHRSGRVTWQAETGVFLAAGARLASVE; the protein is encoded by the coding sequence ATGAAGAAAGTCCTGATTGCCAACCGTGGCGAGATCGCCGTTCGCATCATCCGCGCCTGCGCCGACTATGGCGTGGCCTCCGTCGCCATCTATGCCAACGCCGATATCGACGCGATCCACGCGCGCCTGGCCGACGAAGCCTACGGCCTCGACGGCGACCGCCCGGCGGACACGTACCTGAACATCCCCAAGCTGCTGGAGATCGCGCGCCGCAGCGGCGCCGACGCGGTGCACCCGGGCTATGGCTTCCTGTCGGAAAGCGAAGCCTTCGCCCGCGCGGTGATCGATGCCGGCCTGACCTGGATCGGCCCGTCGCCGGAAACGATTGCCCGGCTGGGCGACAAGGTGGAAGCCCGCAAGATCGCGCTGCAGGTGGGCGCGCCGCTGGTGGCCGGCACGCCCGACCCGGTGAGCGATGCCAACGAAGTGCTGGCCTTTGCCGAGCGCCACGGCCTGCCCATCATCATCAAGGCGGCGTTCGGCGGCGGCGGCCGCGGCATGAAGATCGCCTGGCGCATGGATGAGGTCGAAGAGCTGTACGCGTCGGCCGTGCGCGAGGCGGTCACGGCCTTCGGCCGCGGCGAATGCTTCGTCGAGCAGTTCCTCGACAAGCCGCGCCATATCGAAGCGCAGGTGCTGGCCGACCGGCACGGCAACGTGGTGGTGCTCGGCACGCGCGACTGCTCGCTGCAGCGGCGCAACCAGAAGCTGGTGGAAGAGGCCCCGGCGCCGTTCCTGAGCGACGAACAGCGCGCCCGCATCCACGCCGCCGCGCGCGACATCTGCGCCGCCGCCGGCTACACCAGTGCCGGCACCGTCGAGTTCCTGCTCAGCGCCGGCGGTGCGATCTCGTTCCTGGAGGTCAACACCCGCCTGCAGGTCGAGCACCCCGTGACCGAGCAGACCACCGGCGTCGACCTGGTGGTCGAGCAGCTGCGCGTGGCCGACGGCCTGCCGCTGTCGATCACCGAAACGCCGGCGCCGCTGGGCCATTCGATCGAGTTCCGCATCAACGCCGAGGACGTCGGCCGCGGCTTCCTGCCGACGCCGGGCCCGGTGCAGCGCTTCGAGGCACCGTCCGGCCCGGGCGTGCGCGTCGATTCCGGCGTGCAGACCGGCTCGGTGGTGCCCGGCACCTTCGACTCGCTGATGGCCAAGCTGATCGTGACCGGCGCCACGCGCGAGCAGGCACTGGCGCGCGCGCGCCGCGCGCTGCGCGAGTTCCGGATCGAGGGCGTGGCCTCGGTGCTGCCGTTCCACCGCGCCGTGATCGACCACGCCGATTTCCTGGGCGCCGACGGCTTCAAGGTCCATACGCGTTGGATCGAGTCCGACTTCACCGAGCCGCTGGCCGCCGCCGTGCGCGCCGAGCCGCAGCCGGATGGCAGCCTGCTGCGCACCGCGATCGAGATCGACGGCCGCCGCATGGTGCTGGGCCTGCCGGCGCAACTGCTGCGCGGCCTGGCCGAAGCGCCGGGGCAGGGCGGTGCCGCTGCTCCGGCGCCGGCCGCGACCACCAACGCCGCCGACCTGCCTTCGCCGATCGCCGGCACCGTGCAGGCCTGGAAAGTCAACGCGGGCGACGAGGTCAGGGAAGGCGACCTGATCGCAGTGATGGAAGCGATGAAGATGGAGATGCAGGTCCACGCCCATCGCAGCGGCCGCGTCACGTGGCAGGCTGAAACGGGCGTGTTCCTGGCCGCGGGGGCGCGGCTGGCCAGCGTGGAGTGA
- the metC gene encoding cystathionine beta-lyase, translating into MTKALSTRIAHAGRTASVPGGQPVNPPVVRASTVLFESVAQQREMRARRDTERLFTYGARGNPTNFALEDMVTTLEGGHRTRLFPSGLAAAAMTILAFVRPGQHVLLPDCVYEPVRNLASGFLRQHGIAADFYAANGSDLAGKLRPETRLVYVEAPGSLAYEMCDLPALAACAHAHGALVAADNTWGSGMLYRPLELGADISLMAATKYLGGHSDVMMGTVCTTEAAWQPLATMADAFGMTVSPDDAYLVQRGIRSLGARLAQHQAAALAIARWLLDRSEVAEVFCPALPHDPNHALWRRDCHGTNGLLSFSLRSQAPVAPELFIDNLRLFGIGASWGGFESLAVLADMRRARSVDSWSAHGTVIRLHIGLEAVPDLLADLDQAFAAIAHIDATEKESGHACHR; encoded by the coding sequence ATGACGAAAGCGCTCTCCACACGTATCGCCCACGCCGGACGCACCGCCAGCGTGCCCGGCGGCCAGCCCGTGAACCCGCCTGTGGTGCGCGCCAGCACCGTGCTGTTCGAGTCCGTCGCGCAGCAGCGCGAGATGCGCGCGCGGCGCGACACCGAACGGTTGTTCACGTATGGCGCGCGAGGCAATCCCACCAACTTCGCGCTCGAGGACATGGTCACGACGCTGGAAGGAGGTCACCGGACACGGCTGTTTCCGTCGGGCCTGGCTGCGGCGGCGATGACGATCCTAGCCTTTGTCCGCCCTGGCCAGCACGTCCTGCTGCCCGACTGCGTGTACGAGCCAGTACGCAATCTGGCCAGTGGCTTCCTGCGGCAACACGGCATTGCGGCCGACTTCTATGCGGCCAATGGCTCGGATCTCGCTGGCAAGCTGCGTCCGGAGACGCGGCTCGTCTATGTGGAAGCGCCCGGCTCGCTCGCGTATGAAATGTGCGACCTGCCGGCGCTGGCGGCCTGCGCGCATGCGCATGGCGCCCTGGTTGCGGCGGACAACACGTGGGGCTCCGGCATGCTCTACCGTCCGCTGGAGCTGGGCGCCGATATCTCCCTAATGGCAGCCACCAAATACCTCGGCGGTCATTCCGACGTGATGATGGGCACGGTGTGCACCACCGAGGCCGCGTGGCAGCCGCTGGCCACGATGGCCGATGCCTTCGGCATGACCGTGAGCCCGGACGATGCCTACCTGGTGCAGCGGGGCATCCGTTCGCTTGGCGCGCGGCTTGCTCAGCATCAGGCGGCCGCGCTTGCCATTGCCCGGTGGCTGCTCGACCGGTCCGAGGTGGCCGAGGTCTTCTGCCCCGCCCTGCCCCATGATCCCAATCACGCGCTGTGGCGGCGCGATTGCCACGGCACCAATGGCCTGCTCTCGTTCTCGCTACGGTCGCAGGCCCCGGTAGCCCCGGAGCTCTTTATCGACAACCTGAGATTGTTCGGCATCGGCGCCTCTTGGGGCGGCTTCGAAAGCCTAGCCGTGCTGGCCGACATGCGCCGCGCCCGCAGCGTTGACAGCTGGTCCGCGCACGGTACCGTGATCCGCCTGCATATTGGACTCGAAGCGGTGCCGGACCTGCTGGCCGACCTCGACCAGGCGTTCGCCGCCATCGCCCACATCGACGCTACGGAAAAGGAAAGTGGCCATGCCTGCCATCGGTGA